The DNA segment GAGAAGTCCGCTGTCGCGGATCGATACCATCCACCCCGAAGGCGATGATTTCCTTCTTCAATTTAACCAACATCCGATTGAACGGCTGTGTTTCGCTAAGGCTTTCCTTCACCTCGATATCAGCAAATTCTTCAAATTCGCTGATCCACTGCAACCACTGTCGAATCGCTGGTTCCGGCCCAGCGAGAAAACAATTGATTCCCTCGGGGCTAAGCATCACGGTCCCCCGAAGCTCCAGCTCGGCACATTTTTGCCGCATCTGCTCACGTCGCTCGGGCAGTCGGTCGAGAGTCACAAATTGATAGGCCGCAATATTTAAAATCATCACACTCTTTTCAACGACTCGAAGATCCAACGCCTTAAAGGGAATCAATTTACGATTTTGCACCGCAAATGACTAGGGATGAGAGCGATATCGCACAGTCTGGCAGGCGGTCGGCCAATGCCGTCTACTTTCTTAGCGGAACGGGGCGAGCCGTTCGGCAATCGCATCGAAAACAGAAGGAATTTGCCGGCCAGCTTGCGCCGCCCCGCTAGGAACTCCGCCCGCAGATGCCAAAGTCGATGGCATTGAGCGGTCGGCTTCGATGCAAACAGCGGCTTCGATGCAAACAGGCTGACACTTCCTTTTTCCCTCTCACAGACCTAGCAGCCTGTGTTACGTTTGAACAACGGGCTGGCAGCCTGCCTTACTCTAGCGGCTGGAGAACCGGTGCTGGCAGATCGATTCGCTCGACCGATTCGATCATTCCGGATTCAAGCTCCAGTTCTTCATCGAAATTGATCGGATCGGCATCGATGATCATTCCTTCATCCTCGATGTAATACTGACCTCCCACCGTATTCCGATTCATGACGCCCGGATCGATCCACAATCCTTCTCCGGTCAGTTCCATCGTCCCCAGATCCAAATCCAGGCTTCGCCGAACGACCTCGTAATTGACCCACACGTTCAGCAGCGAGTTCTGAGCGTTCAGCAAATCGTTCAGAGCCGAGATCGTATCACGAGCGGCCGTCGGGCCACTGGCAAGTCCCCGAGCCTCGCGGAGCTGACGAATGTCTTCGTTCAATCCGATCTGGTCCGCAGCGATCCGAACCGCTTGGCGCGACAATTCGAAATTGTACTGATTGGACTGCAACTGCCTCAGCTGGCCTCGGAGCAACTGCCAGATTCCATCTTCGTACTGGTAGTAAGAGCGGCGAGCCTGATTGAATTCAATCAACGACTGACGATAAGTATTCCGTTCTTGCAACCGAGTCAGCGGAGCGTCCCACTGCAACCCGACTCGCAAGCGTCCGGTGCTGGACTGCAAATCCAGTGGGTTATCGCTTGCATTCAGCACATCGCCACTGAAGGTGATGTCCAAGTTACTTTCCAAATCGTCGGCGTTGAATTCGATCAACCGCCACGAATCGACCAAGCTGGCTCGAGCATTTGCCCAGTCGCGTCGATTGCGTCGAGCGATTTCCAAAGCCTCACGCGGCGTCAGATCGACCTCAGGCAGCTGTACACTTTCGGTCCGAGCACGAGCCTGGATCAGTTGCAGAGACAACACGTCATCGGACAGCTCTGACAGCAAGTCCTGCGAAGCGAGAACCACGTCGTCTCGCATCACCCGTGCGAACTCGTTTTCGCCTTCTAAACCTTGACCTTCGGGTGGTTTTTCCGCCAGTTCTCCCAGCCTAGCTTCCAGCTGATTGATCCGAGCGTCATATTTTTCCAGGCGTCCCGAAAGAATCGAGTATTGCTCTCGCAGCTCACCACTGAGTGCGGCAATTCGATCGAAATCGAACAGGCTCGCATCCAGATTCGGCAACCCCAACAACGCACAGATAACCTCCCGTTGCTGTTCGAACTGCTTTTCCAATCGTTCAACATGCTCACGCCGTGCAGGCAAGGCTTCTTCCAATTGGTCGATATCCTTGGCGATCCGCGGCAAGTCTTGCTGCACCAATTCGTCGAGGAATCGGTTTAGCGGGCCCAATTTGCCACGCAACTGAAGCAGCTCTTCGGCCAATTCCGGCGACCAACGAACCGATCGAATCGGAGTCCCCGTCGCGGGATCAATTACCTGATCGGCAAATTCGAGAAGTGCAATATTGGTCTGGCCAGCGGTGCTACGCAGTTCCGTCAGTTCTTCGCGACGCATCCGCACCTCGCGATCGATCAATTCAAACTGTTTCAGTGAAGGGTCTTCGATTCGAGTGCAGATATAAGGTGGCAACCCCAAATCGCCTAGGAACGAATCGATCGATGACTGATAGGCAGCCCGACGCGTCAACAACTGCGTCTGAGCACTGATCAACGCTTGCTGAGCCTGTGCGACCTGCAATCGCTGCCGCGGAATCGCTTCCGCATCCGCGGGAATGGTTGTCAACAATTCGACCAACGTGTCCTGCAACAAGACCAGGTTTTCGCTCAGCCGAGCAACATTCTCTTCCTGGTTCTCGATCTGCAACTGATCCTGAAGCAGCCCCATGAAGCCTCCCGCCTGAGCGACTCCACCGCCGGTGGAAAATCCGGCCGTCCCGCCGCCACTCAGACCGGCGAACCCGCCCCCCAGCCCACTGAATCCGCCCAGGCCGACCCCGAATACACCACCACTTCGCTGCACAGTCGATTCGGTGCTTCGCCCCGTCGTGATCGACAGGTAGAAACTTCGTCGATAGCGTTCGATCGCCCGGACGTTCGCCAATAAACGCCGTTCGGAAAGCGTCAGACGCTCCATCACTCGGTCGCGACCGGCTCCCCTTAGCAGCGGTTGGACAAGTGCGAAATCAAGCACTGTATTGGCGCTTTGTGTACTGGGACCACTCATCTCCCAAACGATCGAATTTGCCAGCCCGACCACTAAATCGGCTCCGGTTGCAAACGATCGCTGCATCGCAAGGGGCCGCTGCCCGGTGCTGTAAGGGCCAACCAGCAATGCCGAACTGCTATCTCCATTCAAACCATTACGATCGGGACCGTCCGCGGTGTAGAACGTCTGTGCCCCACCGAAGAACTGCGTATCAAATCGGAAACGTTCGCTGCTGACGTCCAAGGCGGACAGGTAAAGCTGTTCCAATTGGCGTTGATAGTCGGGTGAATGCAGCAATGCCAAACGGACGGCCGTATCGCTATCCAGCACCAACACGCCATTCTCGTCCAGCGGAAGGTATTGCCACCAATCGGGCGACTCCGCAGCATTCGTCTTTCCGTTGGCGTCCCACAGCGGGTAGCCCCTGCGGCCATCGACCGAATCCATATATTGATGGGACACCGGATCATCGATCGGCATCGGCTGGCGGTCAGGGTCAAACGGATCGAACATACGGCTTTCTCGAGCCGGTTCGATATTTAGATTCCCAACGTTTTCCTGACGGCTATGCCAGACCTTTTCGTCGATCAACGCATAGGCTTCCGCATCGGCCTGTTCACGGTAATAGGCACGGTGACAGCCTGTGGCTCCCACGCTGACAACGGCCACTACCAATAACGGCCACTGAACCAGCGACCGCCGAAGCTTGCGACAGCGACTCTGTTTTCGGTTCAAGCCTGATAGACTCATGCGACTAACCTTCCACCCCAAAGAAGGGGCACCAGTACGTAAAACGAAACCGAATCGGTCCCTGCAATCCCGCGGACTTCTGCGATGGCCGACTTTCGGCCTACATTCGGTTTCGGTCTTACCCATCGAATGGCTTGACCGGATCGCGCTAGTCGGACCGCTAGTAACGGAGATGCCGGTCATGACGTAGCGGTCGGGTCGGCTTTAACGATTGGGCCCGTTCAACAGGGGAAGCGGACAACGGGATCCCGAAATAAGATTGCTTTGGAAGGAAAAACTTGACGTTGGAGATAGCCCAACTTACGGTAGGTTAGATCGTACCGGTCTTTTCTTCGGCGCATCTATACCCGGCAGCGTCACTTCGGAGTTGGCACAACGCGACCATGAACATTGTCCTGATCGTCCTGCTAGCGTTGTATGTCATCGCTTTCCTAGTCTTTCTATGGAAAAGTGCTGACATCTGGCGTTGGTACCATATCGTCCTAGCCGTCACATTGATGATCCTTTCGATCGTCTTTCTCGCTCCCCTTGCAGGAGTACTGAAGACTCGAGTCGCTTGGAACCAGATGTTCCAGCAGGTCGAAAAGCAATTGATTGACCTAAAAGCCAAAAATGTTCAGTTAAACCAGGAGGAAGGAGGGGTTCGCCACCTCCAACTGGAACTGCAAAAACTGAGCTCTGAATCGGGCCGGGTCTGGCGTCATCTGGCCATGCAAAATGTGACCCCTGAGGGAATCACACTGGTCAAAATGCCCGATCCGAACGCTCCTGTTGATCCAGCCGCACCAGCTGCGGCCGCCGACGCGGTCCCCATGGTCCCCGAAAGCATCGTCCTCTACGGCTTCGCCGAACAGGAAATGACATTTAACGAAACGGTTTCGCTGGTTCCAACAGTCTATCTGGGCGAATTCAACGTTATCAGCAGCACCCCGAACCAAGTGGTGGTGGCTGCCGCTGGAACCCCTAGCCCCCGGCAACGACAAGCGATCGAGAGCGGAGCGGCCAAAAGCTGGTCCCTTTACGAATTGCTCCCGCTGGACGGTCACGGCCCATTCTTGGCCCCCGGCAGCCAGCCGAGCGACGCCAATATGTTTGGCCGCGTCGATGCGGAATTGGTGGAAAGCCTGTTCGGCAATCGAGTTCCCGCAGAAATCCTGCAAGCCTATCTTCAGGATGGGCAACGCGTTGGTGAAGGCGGAGCCATTATCGAGAGCGTCGAAGAGACCGATGGTGAGGCCCCGGCCGTCTCGGCAGCTCGCAACGAATATTTGGTCCGCTGGTCGAAAATCAAATTCATCAAAGATTACAGCGAAGACGTCGATAGTGCCGAGGACCGCGGAGCCGAAGAGGGTGGGTTCTTTGAACAGGGCCTTGCTGTCGATAGCCGCCTCAAGCGAGATGGCGACGAAACGACCGTCAGCTTTGAAAGCGGCGACGAAGTCTATGTTCCCTACGACACTGCGATCGACCTACGTGACCAAGGGATTGCGGAAATCCTGGTCAACCACAGCGTCCGCCGATTGAACGATTACCGGTTTATCCTGCGACGAACCGAACTTCGCCTGGACGAAGTCCGCGATCAAATCGCTCAACAGACCAAGCAGAAGAAGATTCTTGAAGAGACGATGGCTCAGACCGATGCGATGAACCAACAGTTCCAGGTAACCAAGAACCACCTGGAATCGGATAACGGACAACTGATCCGAGAACGGACCGCCGTTGATCAATTCTCCAAGAAACTGGAGCAAGAACTTGATTCCAGCCGCAAAACCTTGGCAGAACTGTATCGACTGAATCAGCAGCTTTCTCAAGAACTGACTTCGATCCATACCGAACTGGCCGAACTGATCGAAGAACGCGTCGAAGCGGTCGCCGCAGAATAGCCTGGCCAGCCCAGACGATTCATGCTGGCTTCCGCGACAGCATTCAAAAAGGTTTGCCAAATCGTAAGGGTTTGCCAAACCTTCACGCTCCGTCATGGCGCGGATTTTAGGACGCCAATTTTAGGACGAACACACCGTTAAAACGGAAAAGGTGCGACCAGCCCGCCGTCTGTCGCATCTCCCCCAAGGAGTGCGGACCTGAAGGGAAGAGAGAAAAGGCTGCAGACCGCTGCGACAAATCATTCGGGTTAGACGGGTCTTTCGCCGCTGACAACAACGGCACTGATGTAAAGCCCCGCCCCCGCTTTGACTCCGTCTTTTCCTCGCAGGTGATGCTGGACCACTTTCATCACGTCGCGACGACTGATCTGACCGCTCAATCGGCCGGCGAAATCCAGTACGGGCAGACGCCGGCAAGCGGCATCGAGGAACTTCTGAGCGATCGAAAGCAAATCGGTCTCTTCATCAACCGCTGGCGGGTTGGTGTCAACAAATGCCATCAGGTTGTTTGAAGGAAGCTGGTCGTAGAGCGCTCCGACGGCAAACTGCATACACGATTTTTCCGAAAAGATCCCTAAAAACCTTCCCTCGCTATCGACGACGGGGGCCCCGGAAATGTGGCGTTTCAGAAGAACATCAATCGCGTCCAAAACGTCCATCTCCGGCGAAAGAGTCACCAAATTTGAAACCATCATGTCGCGTGCTGTGACTGTCTGTTTCATCGTGCTGCTCCAGAAAAGATAAGAAGCCCTTGTCGATCGGGCGTGGAACCACCGAATACGATCGTGACACTCTCAGCAGCTCAGGTCAACAAAATAATATTCTGCGCCAAAATCCAATTCGGCTGGTAGACTTTATAAAAGCCCCTTGTCTGAAAATTAAGCGGAAATCCGACCCTTGGAAATCCTGAGCATTGAATGCACCACCTGCGGAAGCCGGCTAAAGGTCCGCGACCCTAGCCTGATCGGACAGATCATCTCGTGCCCAAAGTGCGGCGGAATGGTCGAAGTTGCCGCACCACCCACCGGAGACCTGCATCCTGGACCTCCGGAACCTGGGCCTCCAGAACCTGGGCCATCGGAAACTGACGAAACGTCGTCCGATTCCAACCAGAGAATCTCGGTGGGCCCCGATGGAACCGTCGACAGCCAAGCACTCACCCAAGAATCGCTGACCGCAGGAAGCTTCACCGACGGGGCAGAGCAGGGGAGTGACGCGGAATCGCCCAGCGGTCGCTTGCCGGGGCCTGACGAATTCGCCGCGGGTCCCGTCTTCGACGACGAAGGACTTCCCCCCCAAACGCAGGCGGACGAAAATCCGGCAGAACCAAGCCGACTGGATGCGGCCGCCTTTGCCCAAAGTGCCGCCAGCCGCAAAACTCGCCAAGTCGCGATGATCAGCGCTTTATCGTTTGTCGGTTTGGTCGTTTCGGTCATCGCATTCACAATGTTCGTTCATTGGTGGCAAGCGGAAGAAAACGGTCCGGCGGTCGCAGGGAATTCTCCCGCCACCGATCCTTCCGCCCCGGACGCCAGCGATGCCCCCACACCCTCGTTAGCCCCCGACGCCGCGGCAGCAAACGCCCCTGAACCAGACGGCTCCGCACCCGACGCGGGGGATCCTCGCAACCAAGATCCAACCGCACCGGCGGCTCCCGACTTAAGCCCGCTCCCCCCCGAAACAATGCCTGCCGAGGAGCCCGATCCGATCACCCCACCGGCGGCGTCTCCCGCGGCAACCGCGCCTGTCGAACCAATTCCTGGAGAAATGCCAGCGACAGATACTCCCGCAGGGGACCAAGCGTTACTCGATTCGATGATTGGGAATCCGGTTTTAGGGGCGAACGACGCCCCCGCGGCGACTGCGAACAACGGGGAAGAACTCCCCGAGGAACTGAAACGCTGGACGAATATCTTCAGCGTCGATCAAGACCGTGCAGCGAACCAAACCAACCTTCCCGCACCTCCGACTTTGGAGCAGGTGGAACTGGACATGCCCGCGATCGCCGCCGCCAGCAACCTGGAAGCGGTCGAGCAAATCGAAGTCGAATCGTGGTTGGAACGCCGCCTAGCTGCCGACCCTCAACCAGCACCGCTGGTCCGCTGGGTCCAGCTCCTGTCACAGCTTTCCAGCGTCCCAATCGGGATCGACATG comes from the Roseimaritima multifibrata genome and includes:
- a CDS encoding CBS domain-containing protein — its product is MKQTVTARDMMVSNLVTLSPEMDVLDAIDVLLKRHISGAPVVDSEGRFLGIFSEKSCMQFAVGALYDQLPSNNLMAFVDTNPPAVDEETDLLSIAQKFLDAACRRLPVLDFAGRLSGQISRRDVMKVVQHHLRGKDGVKAGAGLYISAVVVSGERPV
- a CDS encoding coiled-coil domain-containing protein; protein product: MNIVLIVLLALYVIAFLVFLWKSADIWRWYHIVLAVTLMILSIVFLAPLAGVLKTRVAWNQMFQQVEKQLIDLKAKNVQLNQEEGGVRHLQLELQKLSSESGRVWRHLAMQNVTPEGITLVKMPDPNAPVDPAAPAAAADAVPMVPESIVLYGFAEQEMTFNETVSLVPTVYLGEFNVISSTPNQVVVAAAGTPSPRQRQAIESGAAKSWSLYELLPLDGHGPFLAPGSQPSDANMFGRVDAELVESLFGNRVPAEILQAYLQDGQRVGEGGAIIESVEETDGEAPAVSAARNEYLVRWSKIKFIKDYSEDVDSAEDRGAEEGGFFEQGLAVDSRLKRDGDETTVSFESGDEVYVPYDTAIDLRDQGIAEILVNHSVRRLNDYRFILRRTELRLDEVRDQIAQQTKQKKILEETMAQTDAMNQQFQVTKNHLESDNGQLIRERTAVDQFSKKLEQELDSSRKTLAELYRLNQQLSQELTSIHTELAELIEERVEAVAAE